A genome region from Nycticebus coucang isolate mNycCou1 chromosome 4, mNycCou1.pri, whole genome shotgun sequence includes the following:
- the LOC128583477 gene encoding microfibrillar-associated protein 3-like, with amino-acid sequence MQAGGLLNITKVSFSDRGKYTCVASNAHGTVNNTVTLRVVFTSGDMGVYYMVVCLVAFTIVMVLNVTRLCMMSSHLKKTEKAINEFFRTEGAEKLQKAFEIAKRIPIITSAKTLELAKVTQFKTMEFARYIEELARSVPLPPLIMNCRTVMEEIMEVVGLEEPGQSFVRHAPEGQEATDRHEVYTIPNALQRSDSPAADSDALSLHEQPQQIAIKVSVHPPSKKEPADDQEGVQLEVRDEEDTGPSAEQSPDTAEPSTEVTSTELTSEEPTPVEFPGRALPPAHPNSTEPTVTCDKNTCIIYESHV; translated from the coding sequence ATGCAGGCTGGTGGCCTCCTGAACATCACCAAGGTGTCTTTCTCAGACCGTGGTAAATACACGTGTGTCGCCTCCAACGCCCACGGCACGGTGAACAACACAGTGACCCTGCGTGTTGTCTTCACCTCGGGGGACATGGGCGTCTACTACATGGTCGTGTGCCTCGTGGCCTTTACCATCGTCATGGTCCTCAACGTCACTCGCCTGTGTATGATGAGCAGCCACCTGAAGAAGACGGAGAAGGCGATCAATGAATTCTTCAGGACAGAGGGCGCAGAGAAGCTGCAGAAGGCCTTCGAGATTGCCAAGCGCATCCCCATCATCACCTCAGCCAAGACCCTGGAGCTGGCCAAAGTCACCCAGTTCAAAACCATGGAGTTTGCCCGCTACATCGAGGAGCTGGCCCGGAGCGTGCCTCTGCCACCCCTCATCATGAACTGCAGGACGGTAATGGAGGAGATTATGGAGGTGGTGGGCCTGGAGGAGCCAGGGCAGAGCTTTGTGAGGCACGCCCCGGAGGGCCAGGAGGCCACTGACAGGCACGAGGTATACACCATCCCCAATGCTCTGCAGCGCAGTGACTCACCTGCTGCCGACTCAGACGCCTTGTCACTGCACGAGCAGCCTCAGCAGATCGCCATCAAGGTGTCCGTTCACCCGCCATCCAAAAAAGAGCCTGCAGATGACCAGGAGGGTGTGCAGTTAGAAGTCAGAGATGAAGAGGACACGGGGCCATCAGCCGAACAGTCCCCCGACACTGCAGAGCCTTCTACTGAAGTGACGTCCACAGAGCTGACATCCGAGGAACCAACCCCTGTGGAGTTCCCAGGCAGGGCACTGCCACCTGCTCACCCCAACTCCACAGAGCCCACAGTGACATGTGACAAAAACACCTGCATTATTTATGAAAGCCATGTCTAA